Proteins from one Heterodontus francisci isolate sHetFra1 chromosome 42, sHetFra1.hap1, whole genome shotgun sequence genomic window:
- the LOC137355385 gene encoding G-protein coupled receptor 15-like, which yields MDQIELIYYPIHAAVSIPVNLVAIVILCRGKCGLSKFRFLFITPVCMGNIVADSVAVDCSVWFTVAFTFDRFVTICCQKVQSKYNTEKTASVVITTVFVVSCVKSFPFYFAGEPVFIIDNVPWYCVFTVDYLASPLWRANACINRTITPLLPILLIVLFNALTIRHIIMANRVCRGLRRNDENQNDPEVKNRRKSMILLFTISANFILLWMTFVVYSINWPVVYYTYTDKYYSNPKYIVQQVGFMLLLLSSCTNTCIYGLIQRKFREELKNGIKYLFTLNGKLCQSK from the exons ATGGATCAgatcgagctcatttactacccgattcatGCAgctgtcagtattcctg ttaacttggtggcgattgtgattttgtgtcgaggaaagtgcggtctctccaaat ttcgtttcctgtttataactcctgtgtgtatggGAAACATTGTCGCAGACTCTGTAGctgtagactgttctgtctggtttactgtcgccttcacttttgatcgctttgtaacaatttgctgtcagaaggtacaatcaaaatataacacagagaaaacagcgtCTGTGGTTATCACCACTGTATTTGTGGTGAGTTGTGTCAAGAGTTTTCCCTTTTACTTTGCAGGTgaacctgtatttataattgacaacgtgccttggtattgtgttttcacagtTGATTATCTCGCCTCCCCATTGTGGAGGGCCAACGCATGTATCAACAGGACAATAACCCCTCTATTACCAATCCTGTTAATtgtgttgttcaatgctttgaccatcagacacattataatggcaaatagagtttGCAGGGGCCTCCGGAGAAACgatgagaatcagaatgatccagaggtgaagaatcgaaggaaatccatgatattgcttttcactatttctgccaatttcatattaTTGTGGATGACATTTGTTGTCTATTCGATAAACTGGCCAGTGGTATACTATACTTACaccgacaaatattacagtaacccgaaATATATTGTCCAACAAGTTGGCTTTATGTTgctgcttctcagttcctgcacaaacacttgtatctatggactgatacagaggaaattcagagaggagctgaaaaaTGGGATAAAATAtctgtttacactgaatgggaaattgtgtcaaagcaagtaa